The following proteins are encoded in a genomic region of Ictalurus punctatus breed USDA103 chromosome 15, Coco_2.0, whole genome shotgun sequence:
- the si:ch73-290k24.6 gene encoding nuclear pore complex protein DDB_G0274915 codes for MEYHSTGTLPLLGSPRYCPGANSASGYLCQTGHCCGETGCCTYYYELWWFWLLWSVLILFSCCCAYRHRQAKQRVQQQQRQREINLMAYHGACSYPSSMLDLSFLASLKLPSYEEVAAQPSTPPPPYSSVAYPRGSAHPGPSHMLSSQSSDNYTSCSCESCCPSSPCSSSPSSAQLTDETDTSHTSTPSHSEAVPINSVSGHATERHAETLSTPPLNEPGPASSAEAMEVDLPDFVSLDCNGNRTVKAVTNPTANNNVICDPEESSNLNETANVTQISNSNDVKVPQCNNTNDISSKGQMSNLSPTRDVKPTNFDLFHTPSKMTQNTPYPPVGIPSSSPPSCSPLSLSSPPLPPPLSPMSDPLGAISEPQSSPVQWAEPAQTHHSAPHPQSPPKPATFSPDFLEPERRDSAVCDLDVDQTHFQQRRLTGDSGIEVCRCRIDHEDEEDEEDDDERDFSEDKSSVVTSVDLHDSADCSVRAQMSPTELGDTCGSGSTTPVRSDAVVIAMETV; via the exons ATGGAGTACCACAGCACGGGAACCCTGCCGCTCCTGGGCAGCCCGCGTTACTGTCCCGGTGCCAACAGTGCCAGCGGGTACCTCTGCCAGACGGGCCACTGCTGTGGGGAGACCGGCTGCTGCACCTATTACTACGAGCTGTGGT gGTTTTGGCTCTTATGGAGTGTATTGATCCTGTTCAGCTGCTGCTGTGCGTATCGACATCGCCAGGCTAAACAGAgagtgcagcagcagcagagacagagagagatcaaCCTGATGGCCTACCACGGAGCCTGCAGCTACCCGTCCTCCATGCTGGACCTCA GTTTCCTTGCATCACTCAAACTGCCGTCCTATGAGGAAGTAGCAGCGCAGCCAAGCACCCCGCCCCCTCCCTACAGCTCGGTGGCTTACCCGCGAGGCTCCGCCCATCCCGGTCCAAGTCACATGCTGTCCTCACAGAGCTCCGACAACTACACCAGCTGCTCATGCGAATCCTGCTGCCCGTCTTCACCCTGTAGCTCCTCCCCTTCCTCCGCCCAGCTCACAGACGAGACTGACACTAGCCACACCTCCACGCCTTCTCACAGCGAAGCGGTACCCATTAACTCAGTTTCTGGACATGCCACAGAGCGACACGCCGAGACTCTTTCGACTCCGCCTCTTAATGAACCTGGCCCCGCGTCCTCAGCAGAAGCGATGGAGGTGGACTTGCCAGACTTCGTCTCTCTCGACTGTAACGGCAACAGGACTGTTAAAGCAGTCACTAATCCGACAGCTAACAACAACGTGatctgtgaccctgaagaaagtTCTAACTTGAACGAAACTGCTAACGTGACTCAAATTAGTAACTCAAATGATGTTAAAGTACCTCAGTGTAACAACACGAATGATATTAGCAGCAAGGGTCAAATGTCGAACCTCAGTCCTACCAGAGACGTTAAACCCACTAACTTCGACCTCTTTCATACACCCAGCAAAATGACCCAAAATACACCTTATCCTCCCGTTGGCATCCCCTCATCCTCTCCTCCATCCTGTTCTCCTTTGTCCCTgtcctcccctcccctccctcctCCCTTATCGCCGATGTCTGACCCTCTAGGCGCTATCTCTGAGCCGCAGAGCTCTCCTGTGCAGTGGGCTGAGCCAGCACAGACACACCATTCAGCCCCTCACCCACAGTCTCCGCCCAAACCCGCGACCTTTTCACCCGACTTCCTGGAGCCGGAGCGGCGCGATTCGGCGGTGTGCGACCTTGACGTGGATCAAACGCACTTCCAGCAGCGACGCCTAACCGGAGACTCCGGGATCGAGGTCTGCCGCTGCCGGATCGATCACGAAGACGAGGAAGACGAGGAAGACGACGACGAGAGGGATTTTTCAGAGGACAAGTCCAGCGTTGTGACGAGCGTCGACCTCCACGACAGCGCCGACTGCTCCGTCCGTGCCCAGATGTCCCCTACTGAGCTCGGAGACACGTGCGGGTCCGGCTCAACCACGCCGGTGCGCAGCGATGCGGTCGTTATAGCCATGGAAACCGTTTGA
- the LOC108275521 gene encoding chemokine XC receptor 1: protein MENITLRKIPNGDEYSDYMQYYTYFYEEQNRNSFMDISVLPATIILCIVIILSLIGNTLVVVISVFYMRLRSVTCIFILNLALSDLLFTVGLPFWVCGYIWGWTFREATCKVIHFVFSAGFYSSMVFLVLMSIQRYMAVVHPLSRWKKGRCFTCIVVCAWVVSILAALPDTVHTVAYPESGGCMYSSVTALVAIQYEYIIVFVCAFLVMAFCYIRILQTIFKSLTNRRHRTTGLAFFLVATFFICWAPYNIMNFLMTLTELQNLKYIYAFYICTLLASTQCCLYPVIYGLFGLKFRKSAWEIFQRRATLNSEQIGIGERQSDSCV, encoded by the coding sequence AAAACATCACACTGAGGAAGATCCCAAATGGAGATGAGTATTCTGATTATATgcaatattatacatatttttatgaagAACAGAACCGCAACTCATTCATGGATATTTCAGTGCTACCAGCAACAATAATCCTCTGCATTGTGATCATCCTCAGTCTCATTGGTAACACCCTGGTTGTTGTGATCAGTGTATTCTATATGAGATTACGGTCAGTGACCTGCATCTTCATACTCAACTTGGCTCTATCAGACCTGCTGTTCACTGTCGGACTGCCGTTCTGGGTTTGTGGCTACATCTGGGGTTGGACTTTCAGAGAGGCAACATGCAAAGTTATCCACTTCGTTTTCTCAGCTGGATTTTACAGCAGCATGGTGTTCCTGGTGCTGATGAGCATTCAGCGCTACATGGCCGTAGTGCACCCTCTCTCACGCTGGAAGAAAGGACGTTGCTTCACATGCATTGTTGTATGTGCGTGGGTGGTGAGCATTTTGGCAGCGTTGCCAGACACGGTGCACACTGTAGCATATCCTGAATCAGGAGGCTGTATGTACAGCAGCGTTACTGCACTGGTTGCTATTCAGtatgaatacattattgtttttgtgtgcGCTTTTTTGGTCATGGCTTTTTGCTACATCAGGATTCTGCAAACCATCTTCAAGTCACTAACAAACCGGAGACACAGAACTACTGGACTCGCCTTCTTTCTGGTAGCTACATTCTTTATTTGTTGGGCTCCTTATAACATAATGAATTTTCTGATGACCTTAACTGAACTACAGAACTTGAAATATATCTACGCCTTCTACATCTGCACACTTCTGGCTTCCACCCAATGCTGCCTCTATCCAGTGATCTATGGGTTATTTGGTCTAAAATTTCGTAAGTCAGCATGGGAGATTTTTCAAAGGCGAGCTACTTTAAACTCTGAACAAATAGGAATTGGAGAACGTCAGTCTGACAGTTGTGTCTAA
- the LOC108275469 gene encoding chemokine XC receptor 1, with translation METLMEHQYGFEYNDSFNYPYYDEVPCNNRYEAEYRHIAIPIILCIVIVLSLLGNILVVVISVFCRNIRSPTNIFIINLALSDLLFTVGLLVTVGLPFRVYYEYSWGWTFGDAMCKVIHFTLSAGFYSSMVFLVLMSIQRYMAVVHPLSRWKKGRYFTLVLVILWVVSVLGALPGSVHSVPISDSESLLLYCTSNSNTVFVAVSYEESIVFVCAFLVMAFCYIRILQTIFKSPTNRRHRTTGLAFFLVATFFICWAPYNIMNFLYVLIHHEIKFITQCEDLRLQYASYICQLLAFTRCCLNPVIYGLFGLKFHKTAREIFQRRATLNLAQMRMVDCHSDSCVN, from the exons ATGG AAACACTGATGGAGCATCAGTATGGATTTGAGtataatgattcatttaattatcCTTATTATGATGAAGTTCCCTGTAACAACAGATATGAGGCTGAATATAGACACATTGCAATTCCCATAATCCTCTGCATTGTGATCGTCCTCAGTCTCTTGGGTAACATCCTGGTTGTTGTGATCAGTGTATTCTGTAGGAATATTAGATCACCGACCAACATCTTCATCATCAACTTGGCTCTGTCAGACCTGCTGTTCACCGTCGGACTGCTGGTCACCGTCGGACTGCCGTTCCGGGTCTACTACGAATATTCCTGGGGTTGGACTTTTGGAGATGCAATGTGTAAAGTTATCCACTTCACTTTGTCAGCTGGATTTTACAGCAGCATGGTGTTCCTGGTGCTGATGAGCATTCAACGCTACATGGCCGTGGTGCACCCTCTCTCACGCTGGAAGAAAGGACGCTACTTCACACTCGTTCTCGTCATCCTGTGGGTGGTGAGCGTCTTGGGAGCATTGCCAGGTTCAGTGCACAGCGTACCAATCTCTGATTCAGAAAGCCTTCTTTTATACTGCACGTCCAACAGCAATACTGTGTTTGTTGCTGTCTCATATGAAGAGAGCATTGTTTTTGTGTGCGCTTTTTTGGTCATGGCTTTTTGCTACATCAGGATTCTGCAAACCATCTTCAAGTCACCAACAAACCGGAGACACAGAACTACTGGACTCGCCTTCTTTCTGGTAGCTACGTTCTTTATTTGTTGGGCTCCTTATAACATAATGAATTTTCTTTACGTCTTAATTCATCATGAGATCAAGTTTATCACACAGTGTGAAGACTTACGTCTCCAATACGCCAGCTACATCTGCCAACTTTTGGCTTTCACCCGATGCTGCCTCAATCCAGTGATCTATGGGTTATTTGGTCTAAAATTCCAtaagacagcgagagagattTTTCAAAGGCGAGCTACTTTAAACCTTGCACAAATGAGGATGGTAGATTGCCATTCTGACAGTTGtgtcaattaa